A region from the Branchiostoma floridae strain S238N-H82 chromosome 9, Bfl_VNyyK, whole genome shotgun sequence genome encodes:
- the LOC118423544 gene encoding NXPE family member 2-like translates to MEKFKLWLVVFLCLACLVSIFYQGKLNSVTNERNYQPLLKAQSKDISPETPLPHTPTLLKTIPALHAGNNKREGVLISQWRHKNGSVDFSLVTQSFVISVVNPQPVYQVGQQLLIKIVARDSKGRAKSYGGDFLRTKLYSTAPVKASTTGRVTDFQNGTYIASFVLSWPGKLSVSVQLIHSSEAVQVLKRIRDTEQTRRIMVCSFLDENKNISEWTPCTNNVEKSNSFHDVCDFSKPAINASFYCERPRPPSRCGSIKGCHRDSKGTSAVQDEMLTADEKKLFPVRDISFEETPTSSIKIRATGRRLTNKVAEKTLPLCAPRLPETASEGYWFNGTWYSLRCRARRFPATQFMLNCLQNKSLFFFGDSTTRQWWAFLKQFMNLRHEGDIFYGATSVSKEHNMKLKFAFHNFPRNLNSAQKMIEVDKINYVADNIDDIVGGPNVVIVVGLWAHYTAEHIETFRARVWGIRHAIERLHSRSPETMVVWRTSNTNNHVDLSHFVENSDWYAYQLLLEVKEILKDLNVVILDVWDMSESMWHDANMHPPQDVIENHVNMLLSYICPS, encoded by the exons ATGGAGAAATTCAAGCTGTGGCTTGTTGTATTCCTTTGTTTGGCCTGTCTCGTCTCCATCTTCTATCAG GGGAAGTTAAACAGTGTCACAAATGAAAGGAACTACCAGCCGCTATTGAAAGCTCAATCGAAAGATATATCTCCGGAAAcgccccttccacacactcccacgctactgaaaactatacctgcattacatgcaggtaacaacaaGCGAGAAGGCGTTCTTATATCTCAGtggcgtcacaaaaacggttcAGTCGACTTCAGTTTGGTCACTCAAAGCTTTGTCATCAGTGTGGTCAACCCTCAACCGGTCTATCAAGTTGGGCAACAACTTCTGATCAAAATCGTTGCGAGGGATTCAAAAGGTAGAGCGAAATCGTACGGAGGTGATTTTCTTCGAACCAAGCTGTACAGTACAGCGCCGGTGAAGGCTAGCACCACGGGAAGGGTCACAGACTTTCAAAACGGGACTTACATCGCCAGTTTTGTGCTGAGTTGGCCGGGGAAACTCTCAGTTTCAGTCCAGCTTATACACTCTAGCGAGGCTGTGCAGGTTTTGAAAAGAATCCGAGACACTGAGCAGACAAGGCGAATCATGGTGTGCAGCTTTCTGGACGAAAACAAGAACATTTCGGAGTGGACGCCTTGCACAAATAATGTCGAGAAAAGCAACAGTTTTCACGACGTTTGTGACTTTTCCAAACCTGCCATCAATGCATCGTTCTACTGCGAACGGCCGAGACCTCCAAGTCGCTGCGGCTCCATCAAAGGGTGTCACCGTGACAGTAAGGGTACTTCAGCAGTGCAGGATGAGATGCTCACTGCAGATGAAAAAAAGCTATTCCCAGTCAg GGATATCAGCTTTGAAGAAACGCCGACGAGCAGCATCAAAATCCGAGCTACTGGCCGCC GTTTGACCAACAAAGTTGCGGAAAAGACTCTGCCACTCTGTGCACCCCGCCTACCAGAGACCGCATCAGAAGGCTACTGGTTCAACGGAACCTGGTATTCACTGCGGTGCCGAGCAAGAAGATTTCCCGCCACCCAATTCATGTTAAATTGTCTGCAAAACAAATCTTTGTTCTTTTTCGGGGATTCTACCACCAGACAGTGGTGGGCATTTCTAAAACAATTCATGAACTTACGTCATGAAGGCGATATCTTTTACGGAGCAACGTCAGTAAGCAAAGAACATAATATGAAACTGAAATTTGCGTTTCATAACTTTCCAAGAAACCTCAATAGCGCACAAAAGATGATAGAAGTTGATAAGATCAATTATGTGGCTGATAATATCGACGACATTGTGGGAGGACCGAATGTTGTGATAGTTGTAGGTTTATGGGCCCACTATACCGCCGAACACATCGAAACATTCCGTGCACGGGTTTGGGGTATTCGTCATGCCATAGAAAGACTGCACAGCCGCTCTCCCGAAACTATGGTCGTCTGGCGAACAAGTAATACCAACAACCACGTAGATCTCTCCCACTTTGTGGAAAACAGTGATTGGTATGCGTACCAACTTTTGTTGGAGGTGAAAGAAATTCTAAAAGACCTAAACGTTGTGATCCTAGACGTTTGGGACATGTCGGAGTCTATGTGGCATGACGCTAACATGCATCCACCCCAGGATGTTATAGAGAACCATGTAAACATGCTACTGTCCTATATCTGCCCCTCTTAA
- the LOC118422760 gene encoding ATP synthase subunit O, mitochondrial-like has product MMAMSNSLSLLVRGLSTSAARPAAMVKAPIQVFGVSGRYATALYSAASKEKKLDAVEKDLNALQGVIDGNTNLQDLLKNPIITRAEKKSVVLGVLKEQKASPLVTNLVDLLGDNNRLGVVSGVAKTFSDIMSAHRGEVICEVTTAKALDASTMKSLQEALKMFLKKGETLKLNTKVDPALIGGMVVNVGDRFVDMSTASKINRMAALIRQPL; this is encoded by the exons ATGATGGCGATGTCTAACTCTTTATCCCTCCTG GTGAGGGGCCTCAGCACATCAGCTGCTAGGCCAGCTGCTATGGTCAAG GCTCCGATCCAGGTGTTCGGTGTTTCCGGTCGCTACGCTACGGCGCTGTACTCAGCTGCCAGCAAGGAGAAGAAACTGGACGCTGTTGAGAAAGATCTCAATGCACTTCAG GGTGTCATCGATGGCAACACCAACCTACAGGACCTACTCAAGAACCCCATCATTACTAGGGCTGAAAAGAAAT CTGTTGTTCTGGGTGTCCTGAAGGAACAGAAAGCTTCTCCTCTTGTCACCAACCTGGTTG ACTTACTGGGAGACAACAACAGACTGGGCGTGGTCTCGGGCGTGGCTAAGACGTTCAGTGACATCATGAGCGCCCACAGAGGGGAGGTCATCTGTGAGGTCACCACTGCCAAG GCTCTGGATGCATCTACCATGAAGAGTCTACAAGAAGCACTGAAGATGTTCCTTAAGAAGGGAGAAACCCTCAAACTTAACACAAAG GTGGACCCCGCTCTGATTGGTGGGATGGTGGTGAACGTTGGGGACCGGTTCGTCGACATGTCCACGGCCAGCAAAATCAACCGTATGGCGGCGCTCATACGCCAACCCTTGTAG
- the LOC118422761 gene encoding 28S ribosomal protein S6, mitochondrial-like, giving the protein MPRYELVMITKALERPETVTVVKRAVQSLLNKGAIVRQIENLGERKLPYIMRAHSENFTQGRYFVVEFDGPTTLVGSMTQLLKQDLDIIRPNILKKEVKLFPDPPCPGMVTKEPNYYSPNPTAWFGAEDVKLEKYNKFDKRLQVRKEKRQERRELRKQREKEQQEMQ; this is encoded by the exons ATGCCGAGATATGAGTTAGTTATGATCACAAAGGCCCTGGAACGG CCAGAGACAGTGACAGTGGTGAAACGTGCAGTACAGTCCTTGCTGAATAAGGGAGCCATCGTAAGACAGATAGAGAACCTGGGGGAGAGGAAGTTACCCTACATCATGAGGGCTCACTCAGAGAACTTCACTCAGGGCAG ATACTTTGTAGTAGAGTTTGACGGCCCCACCACCCTTGTCGGCTCCATGACACAGCTCCTCAAACAAGACCTGGACATCATCCGACCAAACATCCTCAAGAAGGAGGTCAAACTGTTCCCCGACCCCCCGTGTCCTGGCATGGTAACAAAGGAACCGAACTATTACTCACCGAACCCTACAGCGTGGTTCGGCGCTGAGGACGTAAAACTCGAGAAGTATAATAAGTTTGATAAGCGGTTGCAAGTACGGAAGGAGAAGAGACAAGAAAGGAGGGAGTTAAGGAAACAACGGGAGAAAGAACAACAGGAGATGCAGTGA
- the LOC118422759 gene encoding uncharacterized protein LOC118422759, producing MDGLFIQNTAQPDLTSETKPGCSFDEEISHWIDKNCPGWNHPNVRKTFMIPPTFPDMQPDNKGDLAEKDVFDMLENFGNKTQQPMFVVHSHKFHELLQNLEKGSVKNDDLYWCRGETDFVIIHRTLGVIFLQVKAATKTARKYVEAKDQLDKDLMALTCSLKRLSISDVDKKEGKKIEQNVEREIQKYPGFVVMPNCSKDKAGGRIGCFREDLVSMEQFEKWWDENVQNKRRGDFCQDMYKLMAIWFVGPRVIKEPCLIKDVVDSTHKRLIKLTADQLSIMTQDVPKQDIMGPAGSGKTWLLVAKAKQLAGKLKQNERILIMCFNKPLSLYLEKTFQEFPKSKVVVKTFVSILRKIIGKEIDVGALYDNEKKKLVCDCVQKLMLYRDPTHRYMYEHVFVDEGQDMYGIWMELVNLMHADSDEDRRYRWVFFDNNQSVHFGTEYSIPQRVRNNAKLMNRVVRNTFNIFQCSHKLLSPSVGAELAHGIVGLPVKWIDSLPAHLFHCLEEGVELVVEEIVDLHRESVKMSDIVVLTNDRAESEDVCAVFWYSHSIPTQNAEEAILHPDISAITVDSIRRFKGLESKVVILLDPPLDEEENMDLNYVAMSRCFCLLIIVTTQEKKQMHEEYTMELREGRN from the exons ATGGACGGTCTATTCATACAAAATACAGCACAACCAGACTTGACAAGTGAAACAAAGCCTGGGTGCAGTTTTGATGAAGAAATATCGCACTGGATTGATAAAAACTGCCCTGGTTGGAACCATCCAAATGTTAGGAAGACATTCATGATTCCACCTACTTTTCCTGACATGCAACCAGACAACAAAGGTGACCTGGCAGAAAAagatgtttttgacatgttagaGAACTTTGGGAACAAAACACAGCAGCCCATGTTCGTGGTACACTCCCACAAGTTTCACGAGCTCTTGCAGAACTTAGAGAAGGGAAGTGTGAAGAACGATGACTTGTATTGGTGTAGAGGAGAAACTGACTTTGTAATCATACATCGAACATTGGGTGTCATATTCCTCCAAGTGAAGGCTGCCACCAAAACTGCCCGTAAGTATGTAGAGGCAAAGGACCAACTCGACAAAGATCTGATGGCTTTGACCTGTTCATTAAAGCGACTTAGTATCAGTGACGTTGacaagaaggaaggaaagaagatTGAGCAAAATGTAGAGCGGGAGATCCAGAAGTATCCTGGCTTCGTTGTCATGCCAAACTGTTCTAAAGACAAGGCTGGGGGAAGAATTGGCTGTTTCAGAGAAGACCTTGTGTCAATGGAACAGTTTGAAAAGTGGTGGGATGAGAACGTTCAGAACAAGAGGAGAGGAGACTTTTGCCAGGACATGTATAAACTGATGGCTATATG GTTTGTTGGCCCTCGTGTCATCAAGGAGCCCTGTCTGATCAAAGATGTAGTTGACAGCACACACAAGAGGCTCATCAAACTAACAGCAGACCAGTTGAGCATCATGACACAGGATGTCCCAAAGCAAGACATCATGGGGCCAGCAGGCAGTGGTAAGACCTGGCTACTTGTGGCCAAGGCTAAACAACTGGCAGGTAAACTCAAGCAGAATGAACGAATCCTGATCATGTGTTTCAATAAACCACTTTCTTTGTACCTGGAAAAGACATTCCAAGAGTTCCCCAAGTCAAAGGTGGTCGTCAAGACATTTGTTTCCATCTTGAGAAAGATAATAGGAAAAGAAATAGACGTGGGTGCTTTGTATGATAATGAGAAGAAGAAACTTGTTTGTGATTGTGTTCAGAAGCTGATGTTGTATAGAGACCCaacacacagatacatgtatgaacatgTGTTTGTAGATGAAGGTCAGGACATGTATGGCATATGGATGGAACTGGTTAACTTAATGCATGCAGACAGTGATGAAGACAGAAGGTACAGGTGGGTTTTCTTTGACAACAACCAAAGTGTTCACTTTGGAACAGAATACAGCATCCCACAAAGGGTCAGAAACAATGCAAAACTGATGAATAGAGTTGTCCGCAATACTTTCAACATTTTCCAGTGTTCCCACAAGCTGTTGTCTCCATCTGTAGGTGCAGAACTAGCACACGGTATTGTCGGGCTACCAGTAAAATGGATCGACAGCCTGCCTGCCCACCTATTTCACTGCTTGGAGGAGGGAGTTGAGTTAGTGGTAGAGGAGATAGTTGATTTGCATAGGGAGTCCGTAAAAATGTCAGACATAGTTGTCCTCACCAATGACAGGGCTGAAAGTGAAGATGTTTGTGCAGTATTTTGGTATAGCCACAGCATCCCAACACAAAATGCAGAAGAGGCCATTCTTCATCCAGACATATCTGCCATAACTGTTGATAGTATTAGAAGGTTCAAGGGCCTAGAGAGCAAGGTGGTGATCTTGCTGGACCCCCCTCTTGATGAAGAAGAGAACATGGACCTAAACTATGTTGCGATGTCTCGGTGCTTTTGTCTTCTCATCATCGTAACAACCCAAGAAAAGAAACAGATGCATGAGGAGTACACAATGGAGTTGAGAGAGGGCAGAAATTGA